The DNA region TACAAACTCGTCATCTGTATTAGAAGGAGAAGAAGTTTCCAGAAAGTCACTGCACTGTGCAAACAAGACGCAACAGGCTGACGCAAATGCCATTTTTATATACTTATTCATAATTTCATCTTTTATTTAAATGGTTAGAAGCTAAGATTTACACCCAGTACGAAGGAACGGGCACGCGGATAAGTACCCCAGTCCATACCTAATTGAGGATAGGTCTTTGTAGAAGTAGACGTACTTACCTCAGCATCAATTCCGGAATATCCTGTAATCGTAAAGACATTATAGATACTTCCGTAAACACGCAGATTACTGATACCCGCCTTCTGAAGCATACTCTTCGGTAAAGTATACCCCAAAGTCAGTGTATTCAAACGCAGATAAGAGCCGTCTTCAATACCCAATGTAGACACATAGCCATTCTCACTGTATGCCAGTGGTAACTTAGCATTCGCATTGGCAGCATTCAGCTGTTCAGGAGTGGTCAATGCAACCAATTCGCCATTCACTACATCATAGATTTTATAGCAATCCTTTACTATAGAGAGCTTATTCTCGTAAACGGCACCTTCTTTATAACCATAAAGTGCTGCCAACTTATTTACATTATAAATTTCATTACCATAGCTCCAGTTAAAATACAAACCTAAATCAAAGTTCTTATAAGTAGCGTTAATATTAAAACCACCGGTATGGACAGGTGTCATATCACCGATAACGTCCACGTCATCATCATTGATAATACCGTCATCGTTCAGGTCTTTGAACTTTGCCATACCCGGGTAAGCTAACTGTCCTGCAGGGCGTTCGTTTATACCATTGTGCAAGTGATAGTTGGGGAATACAGCAGAAGAAACATCCGCGACTCCTTCTTTTAGGGTATACACCCCATTTTCATAAGTGAAATCGTCGGTAGTATAGAAGCCATCAGCAGTCAAGCCACGTACCAAGCCTACAGGACGCCCTTCTTTCAAGACATAATCTGATTTCGGGAAAGTGGATGAAGTAGCCCATTCCGTACCATAAAGTCCGGTAACATTATCAGCCAGCTTATCCACTTTACCGCGATTGAAGTTAATATTAAAACCGGCCGTTACATTCCAGTCCCTCGTCTTCACAAGTACACATTGAAGAGCTATTTCAATACCTTTATTGCTGGTCTGGCCTACATTGGCATAGGTTGTAGTAAAACCCGTAATACCCGGTATGGCAGTTTTCATCAGCAAATCCTTGGTAGTATTCCAATAGGCATCAATCGTACCGGTCAGGCGGCTATTAAAGAAACCAAAATCAACACCGATGTTGCGGGTTATCGTAGTTTCCCACTTCAGATCCTTGTTCGCCATATCTGCACCAAGTGAATAAGAAGGCAGGAAGGCGCCATTCACGGCTCCCTGGTATCTCTTGTCACTAGTCGATTCCCAATTCTGTGACCACAGACTGGAATTTATACCATCGTTACCTACCTCACCGTAGGAAACACGGAGTTTAAGGTTATCTAGCCAGTTCACATCATTCAGGAATGCTTCTTCAGACATACGCCAGCCCAAAGCAGCTGCCGGGAAATATCCCCAACGATTACTGGGAGCAAATTTAGATGAACCATCCGCACGGAATGTAACCGTCAACAGATAGCGTTCCATAAGATTATAATTCAAGCGGCCAAAGAACGAAAGGATACGGCTCGGTGTGGAAATACTTGAAGAAAATTCTCCCACTCCCTTAGTACTGTCATATTGATTGATCATGGCAAATGCATTCTCTTTCGTAAAGTTTGCAGGAAAATAGG from Bacteroides sp. MSB163 includes:
- a CDS encoding TonB-dependent receptor, which gives rise to MSMICLISLAQSRTVSGVVLDSRGDPVIGANIRVVSDASIGTITDLDGKFSLAVPGTAKQLEISFIGMQTQTVSIVTGQPIHVTLAEDAEILDEVVVIGYQTVKRKDLTGSVASVSGEQIAAMPVANAAQALQGKLAGVNVTTQDGRPDAAVSIRVRGGGSISQSNDPLVLIDGVSGSLSDIPGDQIESIDVLKDASSTAIYGARGANGVILVTTKGAKEGRVVVSYNGYAKFNTPTKYMDALNPYDYLAYSWASAASVGGNSYMEPLEKLYGIGRYTTTNLGGIESYRNVKVDNIQKKIYGDSFSHNHDLSVTGGTEKTKVLFGVNYMDEDGMKLASYYRRANVSLKVNQKIAKNLDLSLDTRYTNIKKMGDEGVTNGSGSVLSSSYRFRPIATDDILGDLSAMNEGMIENYAKQSQWDRYNPVNRINDKYAPNAQQSLRGILSLNWGIVKGLTYHTDLSLSQTWNQNKEWTGAIINNYLDDSTGEVLYAGNANLEKKNSWGLRWTNTLSYDFTFAKIHRLNILAGHEVSNSGGDGLKASGTYFPANFTKENAFAMINQYDSTKGVGEFSSSISTPSRILSFFGRLNYNLMERYLLTVTFRADGSSKFAPSNRWGYFPAAALGWRMSEEAFLNDVNWLDNLKLRVSYGEVGNDGINSSLWSQNWESTSDKRYQGAVNGAFLPSYSLGADMANKDLKWETTITRNIGVDFGFFNSRLTGTIDAYWNTTKDLLMKTAIPGITGFTTTYANVGQTSNKGIEIALQCVLVKTRDWNVTAGFNINFNRGKVDKLADNVTGLYGTEWATSSTFPKSDYVLKEGRPVGLVRGLTADGFYTTDDFTYENGVYTLKEGVADVSSAVFPNYHLHNGINERPAGQLAYPGMAKFKDLNDDGIINDDDVDVIGDMTPVHTGGFNINATYKNFDLGLYFNWSYGNEIYNVNKLAALYGYKEGAVYENKLSIVKDCYKIYDVVNGELVALTTPEQLNAANANAKLPLAYSENGYVSTLGIEDGSYLRLNTLTLGYTLPKSMLQKAGISNLRVYGSIYNVFTITGYSGIDAEVSTSTSTKTYPQLGMDWGTYPRARSFVLGVNLSF